Part of the Aurantiacibacter aquimixticola genome, ATTCCGATGAATTTGCGCTTTCCGCATTTTATCGCCGCGGGATGTCGGACAGTCTCGTTCTCGGGGGTGGGTTGCAGGCATCGGAAGATGTGCAAGTGGCAGCTGTGACGGCATCCTTCGTGCCGCAAATCATTCCCGGCTCATTCGACGTCGAAGCTGCCATCAGCAACGATGGCGAAGAAACCGGTACGGCACTGCGCGCCAACTATCGGTTTCGCTCCGGCAATTCCTTTGCCGACAGCAAGCAACTGACACTCAGCGTCGATTACGAAAGCGACGGCTATAGAACACTTTCCGACATAATCCCGATCCAGTTCGATCTGCTGACTTTAAGCGCCAATTATACGCACGGCATTGACGAGCGCACTTTTGTGAATGCCGGTGCGACCTACTCGAGGATCGGCGGCGATAGCGGCAGCCGCGAACGCACGACGGTCTTTGCGGATGTGGTCCACCGTCTGAACGATCGCGTTCGACTGACCGGCGGCGTCGAATATGGAAATAGCCCATTCCTGGATAGCGATTTCGGCGTCCGCGTCGGAGTGGTGATGGATTTCGGCCGCAGCCACCGCGCGAATGTCGATTATCGAAGCAGGACGGAAACGCTCAGAGCGACGCTTTCTCGCGGTATCGAAGATGAAGTCGGCGCCTTCGGATACGATGTCGGATTTACCGATACCGATGGCCAGACCAGCGCCGATGCAAGTGTCAGCTATATCGGCAATCGTTTCGATGCGCGTCTGTTTGCTGTTTCATCAGGCCGCAATTTCGGAGAAATAACCGAGCGGCAGACCGTGCGGATGCAGGTGGGAACCTCCTTGGCGTTTGCGGGCGGGACATTCGGCATCGGGCGCCCCATCAATGACGCATTCGCTGTGCTGTCACCGCATCCCTCGCTCGAGAATATCGAAGTGGTTTCCGGTCGCAGCCTGGCGGACAATCGCTACGATGCGCGAAGCGGCCTTCTTGGCGGCGCGGTGCAAGGCGACCTGGTGTCGTATTCCAGCCAGGGAATTCAGTTCGACGCCGCCTCCGAAAAGATTGCGATAGATATCGGCGACGGCGTCGCGCAGGTAGAGCCGCCGTACCGCGCAGGCTATGCCGTGACTGTCGGTTCACCATATTTTGCGGTGGCAACCGGATTTCTTAGGGCCGGAGAGGAGCCGGTGGCGCTCGGGGTAGGAACGATAACATCGCCGGACGATCCGGAATTTGCGCCGAAGGCGTTTTTCACAAATTCGGCGGGACGGTTCGCAATAATCGGTCTTGCCCCTGGGGAGGACTACCTCATCACGCTGCAGGATGGGCGGCAATTCGCCATTTCCATGCCGGATGACACTCTCGAACTTTATCGTATGGGCGATATTTACGTGCCTGCGGAGGAGGAATAAATCATGCGCATCGGCATATTTGCGTCAGCAATTTTTCTTCTCACGGCATCGGTCGCACACCCCGCCTCCGCACAAGATTGCTCCCCGGAATTCACACAATCATCCCAAACCGTATCGATTACTGCGAGCGAGATCGGGACTGACCAAGTTCTGCGCGAAACCTTCGGCATCCGGGTTCGAAATCAGGGAAACGGGCAGTGTAGCGCCAGCTTGCGTTTTTCTTGGCAGACGACACCAACCGGCCCTCACGGCGTCTCCTATGCCTTGGTCAGCGCGTCACAGACAGTCGATATCCTTCCAGCGGACATAGGCGCTCCGTCAACCGCCAGCGACGTTTTCGTGGCCGGTATACCGAGCGGAAGCGGCAATGGGCGAAACGTGCCGCTTGCTGTTCAAGTGCCGCTCAGTTGGGGCATCGGAAGTGGTCTGACGAGCAGCTCGATCCTCGTGCAACTCATCAGCCCCGATGGTCAGGTCGTGGACCAGTTGAATCTCGCGATCGACATCAATGTGCTGCCTTCCGTAGCCTTGCGTATCGTCGGGGCGACCGGCCAAGGCCGCGTGGCAAGGGTCGACCTTGGAGCGATCGAGAATGATCGCATCAATCGATCGCAGCCGCTTGGTGTTAGGGTGTGGAGCACGTCGCCCTATCAAGTGACCTATCGCTCCGCCAACCGAGGCGCGCTCGTTCAAGCCGATTTGCCCGATCGCATAGAATACGAACTGCGTGCTGCAGGTGCTGTCGTCGATCTTACCGGCAATCGCCCATCAACCGTGGGCCAGCGCACATCATCCCTGGGCGACCTGCATTCACTCGAAGTGGTCGTCCCGCCTTTCGAGGCGCAAGCGGGAAAGTATGGCGACCGGGTAACTATCACAGTCACTGCTAGCTAGAGAATTCGCTTCAAATCGCAGTAAGGGCAAAACTCACGGTGAGCTGCTTTTGAAGGCGCTCACTTTGTATGGCGACCGGTATGGCGCCATGTCGTGCACCGCCCCGAAACTGAATTGGCGAAATGCCGTCGGGTGAAAGCTCCGACGTCGCTCCATCATAAATGACGCGAACCCGCTCATCGTCGGCGAGCGCCCGGTGATTTGCAAGTACGTGAAAGCCCCGGTTGCTATTACAGCTCTCAAAGACTGCACCGCGAGCAATATTCGCATCATCTCCCACAGAGAGAGTGGTGCTCTCAAGACCGCATTGGACCTTAACGCGCGCAGAAAGATTCACGTTTCCACCCGACTGATCCGAAGCAAATGCCGGCGTGCTGGCCGCGCTCAACCCGCACAGAAAAGTGAGCGCGGTGACAGCGCAAACGGGAAATTTTTTCGATCCAGTAAGGTCAGTAATACGCATCGGAGGCTCCTTTTTTCGCCTCCGGAATGCCTTATCTTGCTTAACTTTATCGAAGCCGACTTGGTTAACACGCTCCGATAAAAACGTCGATGCCTGCCGAACTCGGCTTGGCGTCGCCCCTACAAACACGCCCGGATGCTCATCCAAAACAGCCTTCTGTGGACAAGAAGATCGCAAAAATATTGAAGGTTCGGCGATGATCTTCGACGACTTCGCCCTAAGCTTGGTCCCGGACGGCTTCGCCTGATCCGGAAATGAAGACTGGGCGGCTGCTATTTCCGCCGCCCTACTTCATCGCAAAAACGTCTCCTGCAAGGCGTGTAATATCGGAAGCCGAATGGCTGACGAGCAGGATCGGTAATCCGATCTCGTCGCGAATGCGCTCTATCAGGTGATATAGCGCATTGGCCCTATCGGCATCGAGCGACGCGAGCGGTTCGTCGAGCAACAGATATTTCGGCCCGCTCAGCAGAGCTCGGGCGATAGCCACGCGCTTCGTTTCGCCGCCGGATAGAGTGGCCGGCCAGCGATTGAGCAAATCGCCTATCTCTAGAATCTCGATAATGTCGGAGCGGCTGATGACGCTGGCTCCTTTCTCGGCAAGCCTCTCCGCAAAAGCGAGATTTCCAGCCACGCGCCGATGCGGGAAAAGCCGGGCATCCTGAAAGACATACCCCACGCCTCTCCGCTCGGGCGCGACATGAAGGTCGGTGGCGCTGTTGAACAGGGTCTCTCCGCTAACGGCGATGCGGCCTTGCTCGGGTCGCAGGAGGCCAGCGATGGCGTTGAGCGCGCTCGTCTTTCCCACGCCCGAAGGCCCTATCAGCACCGCTACGCTAGCTGTCGAGCTAATGACGCAGCGCATCGGATGCTCGCCCGGCCGAAGCGTCACGTCGATTTCAAAGGACATGCGCGCGATTCCCCTGCGAACGCCGCACCAGCCATTCCGAAACGAGCAGCGCGCTGAGCGAGAGAACGATGGACATGCCTGCCAGCCTGGCGACGGCAGCTTCTCCGCCCGGCATCTGCAAGCCGGTATAGATCGCCAGTGGCAAGGTGCGTGTTTCGCCAGGGATATTGGCGGCAAAGGTAATCGTCGCGCCAAATTCTCCCAGCGAACGGGCAAAGCCCAGCATCGCCCCCGCGGCGATGCCCGGCATACTGAGCGGCAAGGTAACGGACAGAAATGCGCGCCACCGCGACGCGCCGAGCGTCCGCGCGGCGTCGACGAACCTGCGGTCCACCGCCTCGATCGAAAGGCGCATCGCCCTCACCATCAGCGGCAAAGCCATGACGGCCGCCGCCACTGCAGCGCCGGTCCAGTTGAAGACGAGGGTGATGCCGAGCGCCTCATCCAGCCACGCGCCGACGAGTCCGTTACGCCCGAGAAGCACCAGCAGGAGCCAGCCAGTGACGACGGGGGGCAGGACGAGCGGAAGATGGATCGCGGCATCGAGCAGCATGCGTCCGGGAAAGCGGCGCCGCGCGATGAGCCATGCCAGCGCGTATGCCACCGGCATCGTGACGATCATCGCAACGACGCTTACTTTCAGGGAAAGCGCGACCACCTGCCATTCGGCGGGCGACAGCATCACGAAGGCTGCTCGTAAGGCGTGAAACCGTGCCGCGCGAAGATGTCCATGGCTTCCATGCTATGCAGGAAAGCCAGAAAATCTGCCGCATCGGGATGCGTCGCTCCGGCAAGCCGGGCGGCTGGATATTCGATCTGCGGCGTGTCGCGGACATCGAAGATGGCAAGCTCCGCCACGCTGCGCGATGCTTGCGCGTCGGTTGCGTATACGATGCCGAACTCCGCTTCACCGGCCTCCACCAGCATGAGTGCGGCGCGCACATTTTCGGTCGGGATAATTCGCTCACCCATTACGGACCAGAGGCCCATCCGCTCCAGCGCCGCGCGCGCATAGCGACCGGCCGGCACGCTCTCGGGATCGGCCATCGCCAACCGCCAATCGTCGGTGCGCGTGAGGCGGTCCGCAATCGAGAGCGAAGGATCGTCCTGGCGCGGGGCGATAAGCGCGAGACGATTTCCCGCGATGACGCGGTGTGGTGCAGGATCGATCAGGCTCCGCTCCTCCAGCCATGACATCCACTCACGATCTGCGGTGATGATCAGATCTGCAGGCGCGCCCTCATCGACCTGCCGGACCAGGCTTGGCGTTCCCGCAAAAGAAAGGATCGGGTCGGGTCGCCCCGTGCGCTGCCATGCATCCGCAATGTCTTTCAGAGCGTTCTGCATGCTTGACGGTGCCAGCACGACCGGCCCCTCGGCGCGGTCAGCATCACAGGCCGACAGAACCAGCGCTGACAGCAGACAAGCAATGACGCGGAGAAGTCGGCCCCTCATCGCTTAATTTCCTATCCTCCGCCCCGGAATACGTCCAGCGCGGCGGAGCTCAGGCTTTCTCGTTTTCCAGCGGAGCGCCTCCAGGCCGGTTGGCGCGAATCATGAACTCCTTCGCACGGCGGACCGGCACGAGCAGGGCGCAGCGCACGCCCTCGGGGTCGAAATCCAGTTCGACTGGGTGACGCAATTCGTGGGCGACGATCCTCTCGATGAGGTCCATGCCAAAGCCGCGCGATCGCTCCTGCTTCACTGGCGGGCCTCCGCTCTCCCGCCATTCGACCCGCACCAGATCTTCGGCCACCAGCCGCCATTCCACATCCACCACGCCGCCGGACTTGCTGAGCGCGCCGTATTTCGCCGCATTCGTCGCCAATTCGTGCACGGCGAGGCCGAGAGACAGCGCATCGTTCGGCGCAAGCTCGACATCGGGGCCTTTCATATGGACTTGTCGATCCTCCCCCTGAGCGTAGGGCAGCAATTCCGCGTCGATAACGGAGCGTACCGGCGTACTGCCCCAATCCGATTGCGTGAGGAGATCGTGCGTGGCCGACAGCGCGCGGATGCGACCATCGAGACCGTCGGCAAATTCCTGCAGATCGTCCGCGCGCCGACGGGTCAACGCAATGATCGACAACACATTGGCAAGCGTGTTCTTCACGCGGTGATTGAGTTCCCGCGTCAGCGAATTGCGGATCGACGCCTGTTCTTCGAACCAGGCCAGGGACGCTTCGTCCTCCTGCGCCTGCTGCGTCAGCATGCGAACAAGCAGCATCAGTAGCGCACCGACAAGCAGCCCGAAGATCAGCGTGGCCATCGAAAGTCCGGACAGCCCTCCCTGCCCGCGCTCGAAGACGACCAATTGCCAGGGATTGTTCGCGATGGTGACCGTCATCGCCGCCTCGCGCGTATCGTCGGGCTGCTCTGCCTCGTCTTCGAAATTGCTGGCGAGCAGATTTTCCGTCTCGCGGTCGCCATCGTAGAGACGCACGCCGTAAGCGCCGGCATCTTCCAGCTCCAGCGCGCTCTGAAGGAAGTCGCGCGCATTGAAGGGACTGTAAATGAAGCCCTTCAGGCTGCGCCCGCCCTCGCTCGCTTCGAAAACCGGCATGAAGACGACGAAGCCGGGTGACTGCCCATCGCCTTCCTGCTGCAAAACGATCTTGTCGGTTGCCGTCGGCCGGGCCGTGCGCTCGGCTTCTTCCATTGCGGCGCGGCGCACGGGCTCCGAATACATATCGAAGCCCAGCGCCCGGCGATTTCGTTCCGTATCGGGTTGCAGATAGGTCACCGGAATCGCAAAGGGCTGCTCGGCCGACAATGGCGGATACAGCTCATTGCGTGTCCCCGGATCACCAGCCCTGGCATCGAAGGCGGCAATCTCGGAGGGGACTACAACTTGCGCCCAACCGATACCCTCGGCACCGCGATAATCGGCGTCGAGCCGTAGTTCCGAAACGAAGCGCCGGAAATCGTCGGGCGGAATATCGTCCATCGTCGATAGCAGCGCTGCACCTGCGCGCAGATAAGCACTGCTGGCATTGGCGCGACGTTCCAGCGCGGAGGCGATGGCGGTGGCGCGGGCATTCAGCTGCGCCCTGTCGCGCTCGGCTTCGCCATTTTCGATGGCGAAGATACTGAGCACGGTTATGGCGGCAATCAGAATGAAGATGCCGATGGGCAGGCCACGCGGGTAGCGCAGAAGCCATCGCTTCGTCCTGCTTCGCCCACTCGTTTTCTGCTCTTGCAAAACCATTCCTCAAGCGATGCAGGAAACTGTTATCGAAAACAGCTTCTTGCGTACCGAACCGCCCTGTTCTGCGCCGATCCGCGCGTTAAACCATTCATCCGGGGAACCGGAGCGGGCGCATTTCGTTCCGAACCCACGCAATAACGCGAATTGTTACAGTGATTGAACCGCCTCTTCGGATCGCACGGCGACAATCCCGACGGGAAACGACTTGATTGATGACCTCCTCTGAGGACCAAGCGAAGAAGGTTGCAACGCCTTCGGAAAAGGCGGATGATGCTGCCACGAAGGATCCGGAATGGAAATCCGGCCTTAAGCGCCTTTACGACAGCGTGCTGGACGAGCCGCTGCCGGACACTTTTAAGGATCTTCTCTCCAAGTTGGACGAAGACGAGGGGAAATGAGCCAGAACGACAAAAAGCGCGAGCTGCCCGAGCGCAGCGCCGACGACAAGCGCGCGTTCAAGACAGAGCTCACCGAAGTCGTGCCACATCTGCGCGCCTTCGCGCGTGGTCTATGCGGCCGTCCGGACATGGCCGACGATCTCGTGCAGGAAACCCTGCTGAAGGCATGGGCAGCACAGCAGCGGTTCGAACCCGGCACATCGATGCGCGCCTGGACCTTCGTGATCCTGCGCAACGCCTACCTCACCGATATGCGCCGCAACCGGTTCCGTGGCGAGTATGACGAGAACGTCGCCGAGCGCATCCTGACGGCACCTGCCGGGCAGGAAGAGCCGATCCACCTTTCCGACCTTCATCGTGCATTGCTGACGCTGCCGCCCGAACGGCGCGAGGCGCTGTTGCTTGTCGGCGCGGGAGGCTTTTCCTATGAAGAAGCAGCCAATATCTGCGGCTGTGCGGTCGGCACGATCAAAAGCCGCGTGGGCCGTGCCCGCGCCGCGCTCTCCAGCATGATCAAGGATGGCGACATTCCGGATCGTTCGCTGCACGACCCGGCCGCTCATCGCGCCATTCTCGAGGAACTGGACGAAGTCGCCGCGGGGCGCGGTGAAGCCGCCGCTTCCAACAATTAGTCCGGTCCGGTAAGGATCCGCAGGGTGAGCGAAGCGGACAATCCGAACGATCCCGAAGAAGTCGGCTTCAGCCGCCAGCGCACGATGACCTTCGCCGCGCAGGAATTGCGGCTGATTTCCGCCCTGGTGGTGTTGCTGGCGATCGGCCTGTTTCTGGCCTTGCCTTTCGTGCTTTCCATCGGCGCGGTGGTGTTTCTGCCGCTGGTCGCTGCAATCATTCTTACGATCATCCTTTCGCCGCTCGCGGACAAATTGTCGGCCTGGGGCATACCGAACACGCTATCGTCCCTGCTGGCGCTCCTTGTTTTCTTCGCCATCCTGGCCTTAGCGCTAACCGCCGTGCTGACGCCGGCGATCTCTCTTTACGACGAGGTCCCGGCTATGGTGGACCAGGTGGAGCGGCATTTCGCTGACTTGCAGGTGACCTTTGCCTGGGTGGGAGAGCTCAACCGCCAGCTTGCCGCGCTTTCCGGAGACGGAGAGCGGCAAGTCGTCATCGCCAATCCGACGATGCTCGAACAGGCCGCGCTCGCCACGCCAATCGTGCTGCTCGAAGTCTTGCTGACGTTCCTTCTCGCATTCTTCCTGATCGAAGCGCGCGTGCGGCTGCGCCGGCGCCTGCTGCTCGATCGCCAGCAGGTCGGCGGCAGCCTGAAGGCCGCGCGCGCCATACGGGAAGTGCAGGACAGGGTGGCGGCCTACATCCTGACCGTCGGGCTCATCAATACGGGGCTCGGCGTGGTCGTCGCCCTTGGCGCGTGGGCGCTGGGCATGGACGCGCCGATCATGTGGGGCGGGCTTGCCGCGCTGCTCAACTTCGTTCCCTATGTCGGACCGCTGGTGATGGTCATCCTGCTTGGCCTCTTCGGCCTCGGCTCCGCGGACTCGGTGCTTGTCGGCATGATTCCGGCCGCCGCATATCTGGCCCTTAACACGGTTGAGGCCAATGTCGTCACGCCCAGCGTCCTTGGCGCGCGCTTTACGATGAATCCGGTCGCGATCCTGATGGCGCTCACGTATTTCGGCTGGATATGGGGCGTTGCCGGCGCGCTGCTTTCGGTGCCGATCCTGCTCACGCTTACCGCGCTGGTCGATCATCTCGGCCGACCGAACCTGATCGGCTTCATGTTCGGGGAGCCGCTGTTCAGGACAAACATCCTGGAGATGCAGACCGAGGACTGAAACGAAAAAGGCCCGCCGAACCGACGGGCCTTTTCATTTGCGAAATACGGTCGCGATCAGTTGGGATAGGTCCAGACGGTGCCACGCGAAAGATTATCTGCCGCAAAATCCCAGTTCAGGTGATTGTCTACAACGGCATCGAGATAGCTCGGCCGCGCATTCTGGTGGTCGAGATAATAGGCGTGCTCCCATAGGTCGATGACGAGCAGCGGGTTGTGCCCCTGATCGACCACGGTGTCGGCATCATGCGTGTCGACGACGCTCAGCTTGCCGTCCTTTTCGACAAGCCAGACCCAGCCGCTGGCAAAGTGGCCTGCACCCTTGCTCTTCAACTGGTCCTTGAGCTCCGCAAGCGAGCCGAAGCTTTCTTCGATTTTCGCAGCCAGTTCACCGCTCGGGCCGGTGCTCTGCGGCGTCAGTGAATGCCAGTAAAAGCCGTGATTCCACGTCTGCGCGGAATTGTTGAACAGGCCCTGGTCAGATCCGCGCGATGCGGCGACGATGTCTTCCAGCGGCTTGTCAGCGTGATCGGTGCCTTCGATCGCGTCATTGGTCTTGTTCACATAGGCCTGGTGATGCTTACCGTGGTGATAATTGAACGTTTCCGCCGTGATCGCCGGTGCGATGGCTTCCTTGTCGTAGGGCAGATCGATGAGAGTGAATGCCATGAGTGGTCCGTCCTTCCTGTGATCGGTCTAATGGTGTTGCCAGCTTAACGCATGAGCCGCGCACAAGTTGCAGATCGCGGACCAAAGTCGGTACCGCGCGGAACCGGCATCGGCTTCGCGCGTGACAAGGGGGCCGGCAGGCGGCATGGCTTGCCCAGCACAGCCCATCCGCGGGAGAGATCATGGGACGCACCTATTTCGGCACGGACGGCATTCGTGGCCGCGCCAACGGCAAGACGCTTAACGCCGCGATCGCGATGAAGGTCGGCCAGGCGGCCGGACGCCGCTTCCTGCGCGGCGATCACAAGCATCGGGTGGTGATCGGCAAGGACACGCGCCTGTCAGGCTACATGATGGAAAACGCGCTGGTCGCGGGCTTTACCAGCGTCGGCATGGATGTGGTCATGACCGGGCCGATGCCGACACCCGCCGTGGCTCTGCTTACGCGCGAGATGCGCGCCGATATCGGGGTTATGATTTCGGCCAGTCACAATCTCTATCCCGATAATGGCATCAAGCTGTTCGGCCCTGACGGCTTCAAGCTGTCAGACGCTGACGAGGAAGCGATCGAGGCAATGATGGCGCAGGACCAGCCGCTTGCCGAGGGTGATGCCATCGGGCGCGCGCGGCGCATCGACGATGCGCGCGGGCGCTACATCCACGCGGTCAAGCAGTCGCTGCCTGCCGATTGCCGTCTCGACGGCCTGAAGATCGTGGTCGATTGCGCGCATGGCGCAGCCTACAACGTCACGCCCACCGCGCTCTGGGAATTGGGCGCAAGGGTGATCGCGATGGGTGTCGAGCCGAATGGCCGCAACATCAATGACGGCGTCGGCTCCACCGCGCTCGACGCGATCAGGGCGCGCGTCGTCGAGGAAGAGGCCGATATCGGCATCGCGCTCGACGGCGATGCGGACCGGTTGATCGTGATCGACGAAAAGGGGCGTCCGGTTGATGGCGACCAGATCATGGCACTGATCGGCAGCCGCTGGGGCAAGGACGGGCGCCTTCGCGGCGGCGGGGTGGTCGCCACGGTCATGTCCAATCTCGGCCTAGAGCGTTTCCTCGAAGGCGAAGGCCTTGAACTGGTCCGCACCAAGGTTGGCGATCGCTACGTTCTCGAAGCGATGAAGGCGGGTGGGTACAATGTCGGCGGCGAACAATCCGGCCACATGATTCTGCTCGATCACGCCACCACGGGCGACGGGACGGTGGCCGCGCTGCAAGTGCTTGCCGCGCTGGTCCGCACCGGCAAACCGGCGAGCGAGTTGCTGCATCTCTTCGATCCGGTGCCGCAAGTCCTCAAGAATGTCCGTTACGAAGACGGCGACCCACTCGAGGTCGAAAGCGTCAAGGATGCCATCGCTGCCGGCAAGGGCGAGCTCGGCGGGCGCGGGCGCCTCGTCATCCGCAAATCCGGAACGGAGCCGGTGATCCGCGTAATGGCGGAAGGCGATGATGAGGGACAGGTGATGAGCGTGGTCGATGGCATTTGCGATGCCGTTCGCGCGGCTGTCTAGAGGCCGATGACCAGCCGCCCGCCCCGTATCCTCGCCATCGCCGGATCGGACAGTTCCGGCGGCGCAGGCATTCAGGCGGATATCAAGACGATCACCATGCTCGGCGGCTATGCAATGACCGCAATCACTGCACTTACCGCACAGAACACGCGCGGCGTCCACGCGGTCGAAGCGATGGCGCCCGATTTCGTGGCTGCGCAGATCGATGCGTGCCTGGAAGACATAGGTGCGGACGCGGTGAAGATCGGCATGCTCGGCAGCGCGGATATCGCCGAGGTCGTGGCGGACAGGCTGGAAGACCTGCCATGCCCCGTCGTCTTCGATCCGGTCATGATCGCCACCAGCGGCAGCGTGCTGGCAGACGAGGCGACGATTGAAGTCTTCGAATGGCTGATGGAAATCGCCACGCTTACCACACCCAATGTGCCCGAGCTGGAAGCGCTCGGCGGCGCGGACGGCATGACGGCGCGTGGCATCGCCTATCTCGCCAAGGGCGGCGATGCCGACGGGCCGATGATCGAAGACCGCTTGGTGCGCCCGGGCTTGGAGGACGAGATCTGGAGCGAGGCACGGATCGTGACGAAGCACACGCACGGCACCGGCTGCACGCTCTCTTCCGCGATCGCCACAAGGCTGGCGGTCGGTGATCCGCTGGAAAAGGCGGTGGCCGAGGCACGCCGCTTCGTGCGCCACGCGCTCAGGCAGGCGCCGGGTTACGGCCTCGGAAACGGGCCGCTCGGGCATCAGGCGGTGCGGTAGACCCCGCCGCTAGCGAAAGACGATCGTCCGATTGCCGTTGAGAAGCACGCGGCGCTCGGCGGTCCAGCGCACGGCGCGCGCCAGCACATGTGCTTCCGTATCGCGACCGATGCGGATCATGTCCGCTTCGGTGGCGCGATGGTCCACACGCTCCACATCCTGCTCGATGATCGGACCCTCGTCGAGATCGCGCGTAACGAAATGGGCGGTCGCACCGATCAGTTTCACGCCGCGCGCGTGCGCCCTTCGATATGGCCGCGCGCCCTTGAAGCTCGGCAGAAAGCTATGATGGATGTTGATGCATCGGCCAGCAAGCGCATCCACGCACTCTCCCGACAGGATTTGCATATAGCGCGCCAGCACAACATAATCCGTGCCGGTCTCCTCGACCAGCGAAAGAAGCTGCGTCTCCTGCTCCGCTTTCGTTTCGGGTAAAACGGGCAGATGATGATAGGCAATGCCGTGCCATTCCACGAGTTCGCGCAAATCATCGTGATTGGAGACGACGGCGGCAATCTCCACCGGCAGGCTGCGCGCGCGCCAGCGATACAGCAGGTCGTTAAGGCAATGACTGGCTTTCGACACTGCAATGAGAAGCCGGGGCCTCTCTGCGGTGTCGTGCAGATCGAGCGTCATGGCGAACCGGTCGGCGATGGGTTCCAGACTGCTGCGTAGCGCGCTCACATCTGTAGGAAAACCCCGCCCAGCCGGGGCGAAGTGAACGCGCATGAAGAAGCGGCCAGCGTCGAGATCGGCATATTGCTGGCTGTCCAGAATGAAGCCGTCGATCTGTGCAAGATGGCCGCTTACCGCGGCGACGATTCCCACCTCGTCGGCGCATGATAAAGTGAGGATATAGCTTGCCGCGGTATCGGTCATGGTCGGCTACAGATCGTAAAAGTCCGCAATCGCCGCCCAGCCTTCTTCGGCCGTTTCGCACCAGGTGATGAGGTCGAGATCCTTCTTCGACACCGTGCCTTCTTCGGCGAGCGCTTCCAGATCGACGACGCGGTTCCAGAATTCCTTGCCGAACAGCAGGATCGGCATGGGCTTCATCTTGCCGGTCTGCACCAGCGTGAGAAGCTCGAAGAACTCGTCGAACGTGCCGAAGCCGCCGGGGAATACCGCCACCGCGCGGGCGCGCAGCAGGAAATGCATCTTGCGCAGCGCGAAATAGTGGAAATTCAGCGACAGATACGGCGTCACGTAGGGATTGGGCGCCTGCTCGTGCGGCAGGATGATATTGAGCCCGATGCTCTCGGATCCCGCATCGCTCGCGCCCTTATTGGCCGCCTCCATGATCGACGGCCCGCCGCCAGAACACACCACGAACTGGCGCTTGCCGTCTTCGACGATGGCCATCTCGCTGACCATCTTGGCGAAGCGATAGGCTTCCGCATAATATTTGCTCTTGGCCGCCAGGCTGCGAACCACCTTGGCCTCGTCCTCGGGCAGGCTCTCTGCCTGCTTGAGTGCAGCGTCGGCTGCCTCGGGCGGGGGAATGCGGGCAGAACCGTACATCACCAGCGTCGAGCCGACGCCTGCCTCGTCCAGCAGCATTTCGGGCTTCAACAGTTCGAGCTGGAAGCGGACCGGGCGCAATTCCTCGCGCAGCAGGAAATCCGTGTCGCGGAAGGCC contains:
- a CDS encoding LOG family protein, which gives rise to MSSDKRKRDGDLTDHRFYHADSEAKFAEANPDDTPQTRHPAYKLAFRDTDFLLREELRPVRFQLELLKPEMLLDEAGVGSTLVMYGSARIPPPEAADAALKQAESLPEDEAKVVRSLAAKSKYYAEAYRFAKMVSEMAIVEDGKRQFVVCSGGGPSIMEAANKGASDAGSESIGLNIILPHEQAPNPYVTPYLSLNFHYFALRKMHFLLRARAVAVFPGGFGTFDEFFELLTLVQTGKMKPMPILLFGKEFWNRVVDLEALAEEGTVSKKDLDLITWCETAEEGWAAIADFYDL